Below is a genomic region from Parageobacillus toebii NBRC 107807.
TGTGGCTTTTGGTTTTGGCACAATCACGGTTCTGTCATCGGCGTCTACAATTCGCACTTTACGGACTTTGTAGGTAAACTCTCCAGCAACCGTTTTAACAATCAGCAAATCTCCTTTTCCTACCTCGCCCAGTTTGCGAAAGACGGTGTCACGATGTCCTGCAAGCACACAGTTGTCCGGCTCCCCCGGCAGGACGCTTCCAGCGTAATGCCCGACTCCTTTTTCTAATTCCTCTTCATTGGTGCCATGATAAATTGGAAGACTGGCGTTCAGCTTCGGAATGATGAGCTCGCCAATGTTTTCTCCTACTTTCGTCGGTTGGCGCAGGTAAATCGCTGCAGCAGTCTTTGACGGTGTAGAGGACGCTTTCGTTGCTGTTCCCTTTGGCGCCGGTTTTTCGGCATTGATTCCTTTTTCATATTTGTAGCCGTTGAGCAAGACGAGAACGAAGCCAACCGCCATCAAGCTAATGCCAAGAAAGCGAACGATTCGCTGCATTTTCATTTATTTCGCTCCTAATATTTTTCTTATCCGGAATAGGAACGCTCCTATAGCGATGAATCCAACCCCCATAAGCATATTCGATACGTACGGAGAAGCCGTTTTTGGAAGTTTTGCTCCTTTTACCGTTCTTTTTACCGGTTTTTGTTTTACTTTTTCCTCAATTTTCTCAATCTTTTTCCCTATCTCCACAACTTTTCCCGTTTTCTCTAAATCTTCGCCTACGCCATCAAATAAATCAGAGTTAAACATGTCGGCTGTCAATATAAAGTCGGCAAGCAGTTCCCCTTGTTTGTTATAAATTTCGATAAAGAGGTCATAGCCGTTCGTTGATTCCATCGTTAGCAGCGTGGATAGGCTTAATGGCTTTTTCTCCCCGTTTTTCGTCAAATAAAATTTCACGTCTAATTGGAAAGCGTCAAGCATGTCATTCATCACATCCGCAATTTCCGCTATTTGTGCCGGAGACAATTCTTTTACACTTTCAAAGTCGTACGAACTAATAGCTTCCATCCGTTTGCTAAGTTCTTCCATTTTACTCGCGAATTGCGGATCTTCCATATTCAGTGATTCGAAATGATTATACAATTTTTCGAGTTCAGCGTCCGTTAGGCCAAGTTCATCTAAGTCAGGAAGCATATAATCGACAATGGCTTCTGCTAGTTCTTCCACTGTCGTATAGTTGTCTAACGAATCGTTATTTTCCGCAAGCAACTTTTCCAATTGTTGTCGAGTAAGTCCAAGCTCGTCTAAAAGTTCGTTCAATGTTTCTTCCGTAAGCGGAGTTAAGTTTTGATAATAATCCACCACATCAGCCAATTCGCCAATGGAACTGTAATCTTCTAACGATTCATGATGGCTGTTAAGAAGCGCGAGTAATTGTTCTTTCGTCATATCATGTTCTTGCAAGAAATCGGCAAGCGTTTCTTCGTTAATCGGTGTTAAATATAATCGTTCAAACTCGACGTATTCCTCTAAGTCGTTATAAAACTTAAACACTTCCGTAATTTCTTCGTTTGGTTCTAGTTCACCGTTATCGATAAGAAGTTGTTTTAATTCCTCTTTCGTTAAGCCATAATCTTCAAGCAATTGTTGTAAATTTTCTTCTGTCAATACATCGCCAAGCTCGCTGCGAAGCTCATCGACATCTTGAAAATCTTCTAATGTGTAGCCATCGTAGTCTAAATATTCTTTCAGCTCTTCCTGGGTCATACCGATCTCGTTTAGATAGCTTTGGAGCTCAGGATCATTGGATTCAATCGCAAAAGCAGAAGCAGGCAATGTTGCGATGGCAAGGGATGCCGCAACAGCAAAAGGAATCAATTTTTTCATAAAATAACCCCCATAGTAAAATAATATAAATATACGAGTTTAGTATAAATGAAAGCAAAATGATTTAATATTGTAAAATATATAACATTAATGTAATAAATTTCATAATGAACAAAAAAAAGAAAAGCCTAGGCAATTAGCTTAGGCTTGCTCGTCAATAGTCGTCCTCTTCTAAATATTTACGTTTTGCTTTTATTATCAAATGCTCTTTGGAATAATACAGGTCGTACATCTTATCAAGCAATTTCCAACGTTCTTCATTGCTCATTTTTTGGATCGCTTCCAAAATTTCATCTGCAGTCATTTGCTTGTTTGCCATTGTTCATTTCAACTCCTCTCCTATTTCACTTTTATTATTAATGTTTTTTTATCCGCATCAGCAAACAAAGGACCAAACTGTGAAAATCCGATCCTGACTGAAGGGGATATTTATTTATATTTTCTCTAAATCTTCATTCATTTGATTTGCTAAGTTTTTGAAATATAAATAGTAGCAACCCCATATAACTAAATAGACTACAATAAATATAGCTGCTGAAATAAGGATGTTTTTCAAATCAAACGGGATCCACCCAATTCCCAAGGACAGGATAAAATATAAAACAATTACTGTAACAAAGTGCAATGCCGTTTGTTGCGACAGACGGAGCGATTCTAATTCAAAATAAAGCGAAGATACGGCAAAAAACCATCCACAAAATATGCTCCCAAATGAGTTTTTTATAAATTCTTCACCATTAATGACAGGGAAATGACCGAAATAGATGATAGAGCTAGTTACCACTACTGCGATAAAGGAACCGATCAATATCCCGATGATGCTTCTGTATAAGAATTTTTTCATTCTTTTTTCCCCCTATTCATTTTTAATGCTTTTTTGATGGCATGAACATAACGTCGAGAAACGTACTCTTTCACTCCTGATTTAAAATAAACGCATAGAGTGCCATTGAACGATGCTTCAAACCGGCTCAACTCATAGAGATTTACAATGACCGACTTAGAAATGCGAACAAACTTGTTAGAGGGAAGCAATTTTTCGAGCTCATACAGCTTTTCCTTCAATTTAAATGTTCCCTCGGCTGTCACCGCCTCGATGCTATCCCCATGAGCACGAAAAAAATGGATCTCATTTGGCTTTAATATATAATGCATATCACCATTTTTTCCGACAATAAATTCCGTCTCCATCCCTTTTAAAAAATCAAGAATTTCTTTAATCGTGTCATCTACTTCCTTACAGTGAATGGTCACGATTGTCTCATCGTAATCGCTGTCAATATCCAAAGACACTTTCATTCTGCCCGCCTCCTTTACATTCATCTTTTTTATTAAATTGTATTCGTTATGCTAGCTGTTGTCTTCATGATAAAGGTAAAAGGTTGTTTTTCCATCCCATCCGGCAAAAATCGTCCCTTGAAATGCATACGATACATGAACCTCTCCCACCTCGGCGCTATACCGAAACTTCGATAAAACTGGACGATCTGGCCCAAAAAGACCACCTAGCACGGCGATTGATTTTTTCCTTTATTTACGACATAGTGAAAGATCTCTACTACCCGTGGTGCTAGTTGAGCTTTAGCGCTCAACTAGCACTACGGGTATAATTTAGTGATATGCTTTACTCAAAAGAAAGGAGGAAGGCGCATTCCTCCCCCACTTGCTCATTTCATTCGTTGAAGTGGGGGTCTCCTGCGTTAAAACAATGAATTCCAATAAGAAACAGTAATTCCTAGTCCAGATTCATCCCGAACACTTTCTGCCCCCAGAAAACCTGGTTGCTGGGAAGTTAACTCTACCATTTTTTCTGCCATTTGACCGTAACCGTTATCATCTTCAGTACGTTCTGAAGTGAAAATGACTGCATAAATACGGTTTCATACTGATGTCCCTTTTTTACCGCGATTTCATCTAAGCTAAGCACCATCCCTTCCTGAAAAGATGCCTCCGTTGCTGTTTGGCGCTCTTTTGCTTTTTTCGATGCGATGGAGTAATAAATGCGTTCCAATGTTGTATATGGGATGCGGTGCTTTCGGCTAACCTCTTGAATGGTGGAGCCTTCGCAAAGTTCATACAAGTACTCACAAAATCGATTGGTGTAGTGTTGATTGGGTGGAATCGATTCCAAAGAGGCGGAAAACACTTGGGAACAATTCCAGCACCGATAGCGCTTTACCTTTACGAACAAGTACACCGGTTGATGGAAAATCGCCAAATCCCGTACTTTTCTTGTCCGTCTGTCGTGGACAGAGGAAGTGGCAAACCCACAATGAGGGCAACGTTCCTGTGTCTCTGTTTTCTCTACATGAATCGCATAACCATAGGAAAGAAGTTCGTGTTTAATCACTTTAAATTCTGGCAATCCTAGTGATATAGAAAGCACTTACGAGACCTCCCTAATGTTTATTTCACCGCTAACATTATTGCCAGGATCTCGTCAGTGCTTTCTCTTTTTTGTCACTAAATCACAAAATTTGGTGATGAACCTAAAATTTATCATTAGAATCATGATTGGAGCTTCAATTCGATGAAGCTGATATCTGTTATGTATCCCTTATTCATCTCATCTTTATCCAACTATAACGAAAAACGAATATAAACAAAATACGGCAAGAGTCCGGTGGAATGCCGAACTCTTGCCGCATAAGGTTCACTCTTTTATACGTATCTATTTGACAGGTATTATTATTTAGCCAACCTGTATCCTTTAAACGAATCAATCAAAGGAGCGGATGAAGGAATGATTATGGAGTTAATCTTAAATCCGCCCAATGTGGGTGTGCCTCAAGTCTACGCTCCATATCGCGGAACGCTTTGAGTGAACGGCTTAGCTTGCTGTAAGCGTCGCCTCCTTCACCCCAACCTTGGTAGCCAATCATCCCATTATAGCCCATCTTTTTAAGCTGTCCAAGCAACGCAAAATTATCTAACTCCCCGACATCCAAAGGCTCGATTGTCGCCACTCCCCCAAAACCGTGAGGATCTCGGCGGCTGCCAGAAATGTTTACTTGTTTTAAGTAAGGGGATACCGCTCTAAGCGTACCTAATAGGTTTGTTCCATCGACTGCGTACCAATGGTAGCCGCAAAATACAATGCCGAGATTAGGATGATTGAGACGCTTGCAAAGTCTTACTGCATCTTCATGGCGTTCAACCCAGAATGATAAGTGTGTGTAAAGTAAGATATTAATGTTTCTTCGTTCCGCAATCTTCAGTGCTTTTTCCAGCCACTTCACAGCGATGTCGTCCCCTTTAGGGTCTGAAGGGCGTATATGATGTCCGACAGATTGAATCGCCAGCTCGACCGTGGAGCATCCTTCCATGATCTCCAGCATTTTTAAAATACCCGTATTTCTTGGATGGTCCTCACCTAATGAAAGGTCTAACACAACGTACACGCCAGCGACATCCAGTCCATATTTCTCCTTAACGTTTTTCAGCTTCTCTACATCTCTCCACCGTTCTCCGTGCCAGACGGATAAATGGGTCGCATCATAGCCGATCTCTTTTAGCATTTCACACCGAGCTTCAAAGCTATAAATGCCCATGGAGTTATAAAAAGCAAAATCCATTGCATAAAATTTGTAAGCCATGTTTCTAAATTCTCCCTTCGGATGAATGCTTCATTACAGTGATTTCAATGCTTCCGCAATCTCTGTATCCCCCGACATTAAATCGAATGCTTTTTTATACGTATTTGGTTCATCAAGAGATTGAACGATTGTTCTTGCTACATCTTCACGTGGAATGCTCCCGACATTTAAGTTTTCTGCTACAGTAACCAACCCTGTGCCTTTTTCATTAAGAAGATATCCAGGACGAATAATCGTATAATTTAAACCACTATTCATTAACATACGGTCAGCATAATGTTTAGCGACATAATAAGGTTTGAGGTTTTCTGGCCAGTTCTCACGGTTGTGGGCCTGGAATGAGCTCACCATGACAAATCGTTTAATTCCGACTTTTTCTGCAGCTTCCATCGCTTTTACGGCACCGTCTAAATCGACAAGCAATGTCTTATCCGCTCCTGTGTGTCCACCTGAACCGGCAGAGAATACGATCGCGTCACAGCCTTTGGCTGCTTCGGCAATTTCATCGACAGTACCTTCAAGATCAGCGAGTACCGCTTCAATTCCTTTTTTCTGAAAAGCCTCCAATTGCTCTTGTTTTCGAACCATTGCACGAACGGTGTGCCGCTCATGCGCATGAAGCATGCTCACCACATGTTGGCCTACTTTTCCGTTGGCACCAATGACCAAAACTTTCATACGCATCCTCCCTTTCTTATATTTACGTCTTTAAAGGTTATCAACCAAATGGATTGTCCTCATCATGATAAAGCCGGAAAGTGTGGAAGCACAAATTCACCTAATTCTTCGATCACTTCTTCTACTGGGCGTTGGCCATATTTTAAGTTGATGATGACATGGTTCACACCTGCATCTCGTAAAGCTTCAAGAAATTCGATAAGGAAAACGCGGCCCGTACGGAATCCAAGATGAATCGGTATTGGTACATGATATGGGTCTTCCGCCAAATCAACATAAAGCGATTGGGTAAATGGCTTAAATTCCTCTGTTAACGAACGCCAATTCTCGATTAATGCTCTTTGAAATTTGAGTGCACGTGGATAGTAAATCCAGCCATCACTATGTTCAGCAATCCATTCAGGAGACTGTCCACTGTGACCTGTCACCATTACTGGTATGTCTGACAATTTCGGTTTTGGCAAAAGATCTCCATTTGTCATATGCACTCGTAAAGAGTCAATGACAGGAAAATGCTCTTTCCATGCTTTTTTCATGACACCAATTGCTTCTCGGAATAATTCGCTCCGATCTTCTGGATTCACAGAGAATGCTGGAAACTCGATTGGACGGTCACCTGTTGCGACACCGAGAATAAGTCTTTCACCAGATAATCTGTCTACAGAAGCCGCCGCTTTTGCGACATGAAGAGGATGGCGCAATGTTAAAATAATACTTCCCGTTCCCAAGGCAATCTTTTCTGTGTTGGCAGCAACATACCCTAAATACGTAAACGGGTCATATATTTGCCCGACATCCCCGAAATTAGGATCGCGCAACGGTACATCTCTCACAAATAATGAAGCGAAATTGAGTTCTTCTGCTCGTTTGGCTAACTTCATTTGTTTTTCTATATTCATCTCAGGGACATCGCCCATATACGATTCAATCGGAAAGAACAATCCTAAAGTTAGTTTGTTTTCTTGATACATGCGTGAATACCCTTTGTGATTTTTAAATTTTTCCATTTCACATCTACCTTCCAATTATTTTTTAATTTCGTTGTATCTAGAAAAACGTTCCATCAAAACATAAAATATCTTAAAGATGATTCAGTATGATGTTTTGTAGTTACTCTTTGTATGATAGCCGATAAAATTCCCCGAGATTTATTCCTTATCACAGCACTTATTATTCCTGACAAGATAGCGTGCATACAGGGTGTCATTCTATAGTCAAATAGTGTATTGTTTTAAGATGCCGCAGTGGCAGTTGAAGCATCCATTTTTATCACTTCGTCAATAATCGCACTGCCAAGACAAACATCATTGTCATAAAATACCGCTACTTGTCCTGGAGTAACGGCTTTAACTGGTTTTTCGAATTCCACAAAAGCCGTTCCATTCGGACGAATATGAACGGTTACTTTCTGATCTTCTTGACGGTATCTGAATTTAGCTGTACATGCAAATGTACGTGGACGAACATCCCCGTTAATAAAGCTAATGTTCGATGCAATAAGACCGGTAGAAAACAGAGCAGGATGATTTTTACCTTGAGCGACGAGTAAAACGTTGTTTTCTAAATCTTTATCGACGACATACCAAGGTTCCCCTGTTCCTTTTCCACCGATTCCAAGTCCTTTTCGTTGGCCAATCGTATAGTACATCAACCCATCATGAGTACCTAGCACTTCTCCATCTAGAGAACGAATTTCTCCGGGCTGTGCCGGCAAATAATTCTTTAAAAAGTTTTTGAAATTTCTTTCTCCAATAAAACAGATTCCTGTACTATCTTTTTTATTGGCGTTAACAAGGTTCAATTCTTGAGCGATTTTTCGTACTTCATCTTTCGTTAATTCTCCAATAGGAAACAGGACTTTTGACAAATGCTCTGCTGTTAATTGGCTAAGAAAATACGTTTGATCTTTATTGGGATCTTTTCCACGCAATAAGGCGATTTGGCCATTTTCTCTGTTGATTCTTGCGTAATGGCCTGTCGCGATATAATCAGCATCTAGTGAAAGAGCGTAGTCAACAAACGCTTTAAACTTAATTTCTGTATTGCATAAAACATCTGGATTTGGTGTTCGCCCCCGTTTCAACTCATCTATAAAGTACGTAAACACACGATCCCAATATTCTTTTTCGAAGTTCACACTGTAATAAGGAATCCCGAGTTGATTGGCAACTCTCTTAACATCTTCGTAATCTTCCGTTGCTGTACATACACCATCGTCATTAGTGTCATCCCAATTTTTCATAAATACACCGATTACGTCATACCCCTCTTGTTTTAAAAGGTAGGCTGCCACAGAGGAATCAACCCCACCCGACATTCCAACGACAACCCGTTTTTTCTTCAACCTTATTCACCTTCTTAAACTGAAATATTTTTTGTTACAGTTATGTTTAAAAAAAATTGATGGAGCACAACTAACATAAAAGCATTAGTCGTACTTTTGTTTCAGGCATGAAAACCTAACTACTATTGATTTCATCAATGATATCTTTGATCGTTACACCTTTTAAATAATTTAAAAAGTGTTCTTCCGCATTGTGAAAAACGCGAATGAGTATATTTGATAGGTTTCTGCCTATTGGACAATTCTCATTGGAATCAGGGCATTTCGGTACAAGCGTTTCCTCACTAGTGATTTTAAATATTTTGTCTAACGTAATATGTTCTGGTGAATCGTTTAAAGAGAATCCGCCTTTTGCCCCTTCTTTAGAAGTAATAATATTTTCTTTCCTTAATATGCTCAAAATTTTCCTTAATCTTGCTGGGTGGACAGAAACACTTTGGGCAATGTCTTCACTGGTCACTCGTTGGCTTTGCTTTTGGGCCAGGTAAGCGACGCAGTGAACGGCAATCGAAAAATCGCTATTCATAATGAACCTTCCTCCTAACTGTAATAATAATGATTACAGTTGATATTGTCAATTGCAAATAATTTCTAAAGTCCTTCAGTTTCGACTGTTGGTAAATCATTATATATATCTTCAATTTTCATCTTCACACTTCCCCCGAAAGCTTTTTACTTGTAATATTCTGTCTCCTTGTACAATTCTCCCCTTTTTCAACTAAACTGTCCCATTAGCCCATCGCTTCGCGGCACCACAGATTAAAGAAGAATTTCCGTTCTCCCATGGGAGATAGCATATATTTATTGCACCAATTTTGATACTTAATCGTAAATATGAAAATAGGGGCTATAATTCTTGTGTCCTTATTCTTTTTTACAGAGTTAACAACTCGAAATATATTTTAAATTTATTACATCGTGTTCTATTTCGAGGAAATTCTTGATTTCTTCCCGCATGATCAGTTCTAATTTTTCCTTTACAAACTGACGAATGACACTTTCCAGTTGATTTGCCCAGTCGACATTCGGTATACTTTTAGACATAGGTAGGGTTCTCCTTTCTCTGGAATGTGTTGTGGTCCAAATCAGAGAATACCCTACCTTTTTTCTTTTGTTCTAGCAAAATGCTTTACACAAACTTTTATACATCATCGATTTATCAGAAAAATTAACGATTAATTAAATTCAATATGTTATAATCTTTATGTATTGTAAATTAAATCAAGAAATGGGGGGAATAGAAAATGGGAATTGGTGATTTCTTTTTTCAGGCTTCTTCAGTTCTTATTATTTTTGTTTCTGTCGCTTTAGTTTTTCTAGTATTTAGATTTTTATTTAGAAAATCAAAAAAAGAGGAAAATTATTAAATGTATTTACATTAGATAGACATCATTCTTCTAAAAAGCAGCAAAATTTTAATAAAAATTCAGATAAATATTGTTATAAAAGTAATAAATGACGTACCAAAACTGAAACTGATGTCAGTTTGTACGTCATTTTTATAGCTGGATTTACCTAAATATGGTTCACTATCGTAGTGACAATACAACAGTGT
It encodes:
- a CDS encoding class D sortase is translated as MKMQRIVRFLGISLMAVGFVLVLLNGYKYEKGINAEKPAPKGTATKASSTPSKTAAAIYLRQPTKVGENIGELIIPKLNASLPIYHGTNEEELEKGVGHYAGSVLPGEPDNCVLAGHRDTVFRKLGEVGKGDLLIVKTVAGEFTYKVRKVRIVDADDRTVIVPKPKATLTVSTCYPFNYIGAAPKRYILVANLVEARN
- a CDS encoding processed acidic surface protein; translation: MKKLIPFAVAASLAIATLPASAFAIESNDPELQSYLNEIGMTQEELKEYLDYDGYTLEDFQDVDELRSELGDVLTEENLQQLLEDYGLTKEELKQLLIDNGELEPNEEITEVFKFYNDLEEYVEFERLYLTPINEETLADFLQEHDMTKEQLLALLNSHHESLEDYSSIGELADVVDYYQNLTPLTEETLNELLDELGLTRQQLEKLLAENNDSLDNYTTVEELAEAIVDYMLPDLDELGLTDAELEKLYNHFESLNMEDPQFASKMEELSKRMEAISSYDFESVKELSPAQIAEIADVMNDMLDAFQLDVKFYLTKNGEKKPLSLSTLLTMESTNGYDLFIEIYNKQGELLADFILTADMFNSDLFDGVGEDLEKTGKVVEIGKKIEKIEEKVKQKPVKRTVKGAKLPKTASPYVSNMLMGVGFIAIGAFLFRIRKILGAK
- a CDS encoding DUF3021 domain-containing protein; its protein translation is MKKFLYRSIIGILIGSFIAVVVTSSIIYFGHFPVINGEEFIKNSFGSIFCGWFFAVSSLYFELESLRLSQQTALHFVTVIVLYFILSLGIGWIPFDLKNILISAAIFIVVYLVIWGCYYLYFKNLANQMNEDLEKI
- a CDS encoding LytTR family DNA-binding domain-containing protein; this translates as MKVSLDIDSDYDETIVTIHCKEVDDTIKEILDFLKGMETEFIVGKNGDMHYILKPNEIHFFRAHGDSIEAVTAEGTFKLKEKLYELEKLLPSNKFVRISKSVIVNLYELSRFEASFNGTLCVYFKSGVKEYVSRRYVHAIKKALKMNRGKKE
- a CDS encoding sugar phosphate isomerase/epimerase family protein, with translation MAYKFYAMDFAFYNSMGIYSFEARCEMLKEIGYDATHLSVWHGERWRDVEKLKNVKEKYGLDVAGVYVVLDLSLGEDHPRNTGILKMLEIMEGCSTVELAIQSVGHHIRPSDPKGDDIAVKWLEKALKIAERRNINILLYTHLSFWVERHEDAVRLCKRLNHPNLGIVFCGYHWYAVDGTNLLGTLRAVSPYLKQVNISGSRRDPHGFGGVATIEPLDVGELDNFALLGQLKKMGYNGMIGYQGWGEGGDAYSKLSRSLKAFRDMERRLEAHPHWADLRLTP
- a CDS encoding SDR family oxidoreductase, which produces MKVLVIGANGKVGQHVVSMLHAHERHTVRAMVRKQEQLEAFQKKGIEAVLADLEGTVDEIAEAAKGCDAIVFSAGSGGHTGADKTLLVDLDGAVKAMEAAEKVGIKRFVMVSSFQAHNRENWPENLKPYYVAKHYADRMLMNSGLNYTIIRPGYLLNEKGTGLVTVAENLNVGSIPREDVARTIVQSLDEPNTYKKAFDLMSGDTEIAEALKSL
- a CDS encoding LLM class oxidoreductase; amino-acid sequence: MEKFKNHKGYSRMYQENKLTLGLFFPIESYMGDVPEMNIEKQMKLAKRAEELNFASLFVRDVPLRDPNFGDVGQIYDPFTYLGYVAANTEKIALGTGSIILTLRHPLHVAKAAASVDRLSGERLILGVATGDRPIEFPAFSVNPEDRSELFREAIGVMKKAWKEHFPVIDSLRVHMTNGDLLPKPKLSDIPVMVTGHSGQSPEWIAEHSDGWIYYPRALKFQRALIENWRSLTEEFKPFTQSLYVDLAEDPYHVPIPIHLGFRTGRVFLIEFLEALRDAGVNHVIINLKYGQRPVEEVIEELGEFVLPHFPALS
- the mnmA gene encoding tRNA 2-thiouridine(34) synthase MnmA, which produces MKKKRVVVGMSGGVDSSVAAYLLKQEGYDVIGVFMKNWDDTNDDGVCTATEDYEDVKRVANQLGIPYYSVNFEKEYWDRVFTYFIDELKRGRTPNPDVLCNTEIKFKAFVDYALSLDADYIATGHYARINRENGQIALLRGKDPNKDQTYFLSQLTAEHLSKVLFPIGELTKDEVRKIAQELNLVNANKKDSTGICFIGERNFKNFLKNYLPAQPGEIRSLDGEVLGTHDGLMYYTIGQRKGLGIGGKGTGEPWYVVDKDLENNVLLVAQGKNHPALFSTGLIASNISFINGDVRPRTFACTAKFRYRQEDQKVTVHIRPNGTAFVEFEKPVKAVTPGQVAVFYDNDVCLGSAIIDEVIKMDASTATAAS
- a CDS encoding RrF2 family transcriptional regulator — translated: MNSDFSIAVHCVAYLAQKQSQRVTSEDIAQSVSVHPARLRKILSILRKENIITSKEGAKGGFSLNDSPEHITLDKIFKITSEETLVPKCPDSNENCPIGRNLSNILIRVFHNAEEHFLNYLKGVTIKDIIDEINSS